The sequence CGCAAGGCCGATTTTCGCAATGTGATTCTGATTATGACAACCAATGCCGGGGCCGAACAGATCAGCCGTGCTTCAATTGGTTTTACCCAGCAGGATCACAGCTCGGATGGCATGGAGATTATCAAGAAGACCTTTACGCCGGAATTCCGCAATCGTCTTGATGGCATTATTCAGTTCGGCAGCCTTAGCAAAGAAGTGGTACACACATTGGTAGACAAGTTCCTGACGCAATTGCAGGCACAGCTTGACGATAAGAGCGTTCAACTGGATGTTGATGAAGATGCTCGTGAATGGCTTGCCGAGCATGGCTATGACGCCCAGATGGGAGCTCGACCCATGGCGCGCCTGATTCAGGAAAAACTTAAAAAGCCGCTTGCAGAAGAAGTCCTGTTTGGCAAACTTGTCAGTGGCGGTACCGTTCAGGTCGGTGTTAAAGACGGTGAGCTGGTGGTTTCAACTGCTGCTCTGGTTACTTGAGCTGCTGTAGACATAGCTTGAAGGGAAAATCTGCTGGTTAATCACCGGGCGCGATAGGTTATGCGCCCTTTGCTCAAGTCGTAAGGCGTCAGTTCTACCTTAACTTTGTCGCCAGTCAGAATACGGATATAGTTTTTACGCATTTTCCCTGAAATATGGGCCGTTACTACGTGTCCGTTTTCCAGCTTTACGCGGAATGTGGTGTTGGGAAGTGTGTCAATGACTTCACCTTCCATTTCAATATTGTCTTCTTTTGCCATGCTCGTATCTATCGGTGTATGAATTAAAAATTCTTAGTAAGGTAAGTAAGAATGAGAATTTAACCAGGGTCATAAAAAATCAGGGCGCAATTCTGCCTGAAAAGCAGTTCATTATCAAAGGAATTAGCGGGTAATCAGTTAATAAGCTGCCAGCCATTTTTAATAAACATTTCGAGGGGGCGAAATTTGGCCTTGTACGACATTTTGTGGCACTGCTTTATCCAGTACCCAAGGTAGAGATATTCCAGCTGAAGGCTTCGGGCTAATTCAATCTGGCTGAGGATTGCAAAGGTTCCCAGACTGCGGTGAGACTCCTTTGGATCAAAGTAGGTATAAATTGCCGAAATACCATTGTCGAGCAGATCAACAACAGCCGCTGCAATTAACACTCCTTGATGGCGGTATTCAATAATACGGCCATATTCAGGTAAACCACCGATAAAATCATTGTACTGCCCCCTGCTGGGAGGGTACATGTCACCATCGCTGTGCCTCTGACTGATATAGTTTTCATAAAGGGGGTAGTGCTCATCGTAGTCAACCACATTCACGACCCGAATATCGAGATCCTGATTGCGCCGGGCGCAGCGTTTCTGTTGCCTGCTAGGTGAAAAGATGGATGAGGGAATACGTGTTGCGATACAGGCTTGGCAAAATTCGCAACGAGGTGTATAGATATACCGGCCACTGCGCCGAAAGCCAATTTCCGATAGCCCGCTGTATACGGACTGCGTGATGGCCGCTGTTGGGTCGACAAAAGCTGTGGTGGCTTCCTGTTGTGGCAGGTAACTGCACCTGTGGGGTTCTGTCAGAAACAGTTGCAAACGTTGCAGATCGGGCGATATGTCACGGGTCATAATAAACCGCCATGAGTCAAAAAGTGTTTACAGCGTGACTAGACTGTAATCGAATCGAGTGTATCCGGCCAGCGGCATTGCTTCTTTTTTAATTGTGAAAACTGCAACAAAAACTGTGCGCGCGTTATTGTCTGTGCGCCCAGCGATTGCAAATGTGGATTTGGCAATTGGCAATCAATTAACTCAAACCCGCGTTGCTGGCAAAGTTTGTCGAGATAAATCATTGCCACTTTTGACGCGTTGCTAACGGTACTGAACATGGACTCTCCGCAGAAAACACCACCAACCGCAACGCCATAAAGCCCACCAACGAGCTCTTGATTCAACCAGACTTCAATTGAATGGGCATGGCCTTCATGATTAAGCTTGCAGTAGCTTTTTATCATTTGTTCGGTAATCCATGTGCCATCAGAATAGGCCCGAGGGGCAGCACAGGCACGAATGACAGCGTGAAAAGCCTGGTTCGTGGTAATTTGCCACGCTGTTTGTCGAAGCACTTTGCGGAGAGAGCGTGAAACCACCAGTTTGTTGGGGTAAATCACTGCTCGAGTACCCGGTGACCACCAGAGAATAGGCTGACCGCTTTCGTACCAAGGAAATATGCCGCAGGAATAGGCGGAGAGCAGGGTGTCAGTTGACAGGTTGCCCCCAATGGCCAGTAGACCATCGGGAGTGCCCAGTGTCGATTCGGGGTCAGGAAATACCGGCCTTTCCGAATCCAGCAGAACAGGCCCTGCCATCAATAGCTTACGACTGCTCGTCGAGATATTTTTCTGCGTCTAATGCAGCCATGCAGCCCGACCCTGCAGAAGTAACTGCCTGGCGGTAAACATGGTCTGCTACATCACCAGCAGCAAAAATGCCTGGCACGTTGGTTGCGGTAGCATTGCCCTCAATACCGCTTTTAACGGTGATATAGCCATTTTTCATATCCAGCTGGCCTTCAAAAATATCGGTATTCGGCTTGTGTCCAATCGCAATAAAGACACCACTGACATCCAGTTGCTGGCTGCTGTCATCAACAGTACTGTTCAACTTTAGTCCAGTAACACCGCGTTCATCGCCCAGCACTTCATCGAGAGTATGGTTCCAGAGGAGATTGATATTACCATTGGCTGCGCGTTCCAGAATCTTATCCTGCAGGATTTTTTCCGAACGCAGAGCATCACGGCGATGCACCAGCGTCACCTCGCTACAGATATTCGAGAGATAGAGCGCCTCTTCAACAGCGGTATTGCCGCCGCCGATAACAGCCACTTTCTGGTCGCGGTAGAAGAAGCCGTCACAGGTTGCACACGCACTGACCCCCTGACCCATGTATGCTTCCTCAGAAGGCAGGCCCAGATACTGGGCTGAAGCGCCAGTGGCGATAATTAGAGCATCACAAGTGTAGGTATTACTTCCTTTCAGGGTAAAGGGACGTTGGTTGAAATCAACGCTGTCAATGTGATCAAAAATGATTTCCGTGTTAAAGCGTTCGGCGTGCTTCTGCATGCGTACCATCAAATCGGGGCCCTGCAAGCCTTCCACATCACCAGGCCAGTTATCAACCTCGGTAGTCGTGGTAAGCTGGCCACCTTGTTGCATACCCGTAATAACGACTGGGTTCAGGTTGGCCCTGGCAGCATAAATGGCTGCAGAGAAACCGGCAGGGCCAGAGCCCAGAATAATAAGTTTGTGGTGTTGCACTGATTGTTCTGACATGAATAAATCCCAATTCGTTTGATTCAATACTAAATTTTATGGCCAGGCTTTTGCGAAGATGTTAGCGGTTTCGGATAAAGCAGCTGAATTTGTTGGTTATGATAATGAATTAACAGATGCTCCGCCAAATAAGATTTATCAATCGCCCGGATTGCACCAGTTTATGGCTTGTGCCTGTTTAGTCTGATATTTGCTAGGACCTTACTGGTATTTCAGTATGACAGCATTACAATAGCCCTCTGATAGAAATACTTTATCCCCTTTAACCTCTGACTGAGTATTTGGTTTGGCCACAGACAGGAAAGTTGCAAGCAAGCGAAAGGCCGACAAAGAAGCTGCGGCCGCGCCCAGACAACTGTCACCGAGAGCTCGGTTGATTCTTCGGGAAGGTGCGTTAATTGGCTGGCTGGTGGTCTGCGTTTATCTGCTGCTGGCACTATCCACCTATTCAATATCCGATCCCGGTTGGTCTCATACCGGTGATGGCAGCGAAATTCACAATGTTTCAGGTATTACGGGCTCCTGGTTAGCCGACATATTCTTTTCACTGTTTGGTTATATTGCCTACCTGTTCCCTGTTTTGCTGGCAGTGCGGGCCTGGAAAGTGTTCCGTTCTCACAAAGAGGATGAAAGCAGCTTCGACGGTGTTGTCTTTGCGCTTCGGATTCTCGGTTTGATACTGGTGATGGTGAGTGCCACTGCTCTGGCATCGCTGCATTATAGCCATCTCCCTACGGCCATGCCCATGGGGTGGGGCGGTATTCTCGGTGACACGGTGGGCGCTGCTGCCGAAGGTGCTTTCAGTTACATTGGCAGCACTCTGATACTGGTCGCTATTTTTCTCTTCGGTTTAACGATTTTTACCGACATTTCCTGGCTCGCCTTGATTGACAAGCTGGGCCGGTGGGCAATCACAGCCTCGGACATTATCAGAAGTCGCTTTGAAGCTCGCAAAGCACGCCGTGAAGACAGGGAAAAAGCTGAAGAGGCCCAGCAGCGGCGTATAGAGGTGATTGAGAAACAGGCGAGAAAAGAGCTTACTCGCAAGCCGCCCAGCATTCAGTTGCAGCAGAAACCTGCAGCCCCTAGCAAGCGCGCGGAGAAAGAAAAGCAAACCAGCCTGTTTGAGGAACCAGTAAAAGGCTCTCTGCCGCCTATCAGTTTGCTGGACCGGGCTGACCCGCCTTCCGACAAAGGTTTCTCAAAGGAATCATTGGAAGCGATGTCAAAATTACTGGAGTTAAAACTCCAGGACTTCGGGGTAACGGCAGAGGTGGTTGAAGTATTGCCTGGCCCGGTCATCACCCGCTTTGAAATCCAGCCTGCAGCCGGAGTCAAAGTCAGTCGTATCACCAATCTGGCAAAAGATTTGGCCCGCTCCCTGGCCGTTGTCAGTGTGCGGGTGGTCGAAGTGATACCCGGCAAATCAGTGGTGGGCATCGAGATTCCCAACGAGCATCGCGAAATTGTACGACTGAGCGAAGTGCTGTCATCAGAAGTTTACGACCATGCCAAGTCTCCGCTGACACTGGCGCTCGGGCATGATATTTCCGGTGTCCCCATGGTCGCCGACCTGGCTCGCATGCCTCATTTGTTGGTGGCCGGAACCACAGGCTCTGGTAAATCGGTGGGCATTAATGCCATGCTGCTCAGTCTGCTCTACAAGGCCGGTCCGGAAGATGTTCGTCTGATTCTGGTAGACCCGAAAATGCTTGAGTTGTCTGTTTACGACGATATCCCCCACTTGTTGACCCCGGTAATCACGGATATGAAAGACGCGGCCAACGGTTTGCGCTGGTGTGTTGGGGAAATGGAGCGACGCTACAAACTGATGGCAGCGCTGGGCGTACGAAACCTGTCCGGTTATAACCGAAAAGTTGCTGATGCAGAAGCTGCGGGAACACCAATAGTAGACCCTCTCTGGCAGCCGGACCCTGGTGCAAGTCTGTTTGATGACGAAAATGGTCAGCAGGCTCCGGAACTGAATAAACTGCCGTATATTGTTGTTGTGATCGATGAATTTGCTGACATGATGATGATTGTTGGCAAAAAAGTGGAGCAGTTGATTGCCCGCATTGCACAAAAAGCAAGAGCCGCAGGCATTCACCTGATTCTCGCCACACAACGCCCCTCGGTTGATGTTATCACAGGTTTGATCAAAGCTAATGTGCCCAGCAGGATTGCCTTTCAGGTTTCATCCAAGGTGGACTCCCGGACTATTCTTGATCAGGGTGGTGCCGATCAGTTGCTTGGCCACGGCGATATGCTTTATCTACCACCGGGCACTGGTGTGCCGGTCAGGGTCCATGGCGCCTTTGTTGACGACCATGAAGTTCACAAAGTGGTGGCTGACTGGAAGCGACGCGGGGCGCCAGAGTATCTCGATGAAATTCTCGATCAGAGCATAACCGCTGAAATTGCCGTACCAGGTTTTGCTGCTGAGGGCAGTGGAGACAGCGATGATGAATCAGACCCACTGTATGACGAAGCTGTCGCCCTGGTAATTGACTCCCGTAAGGCTTCTATTTCATCCGTTCAACGTAAGTTGCGTATAGGTTACAACCGGGCAGCCCGCCTTATCGAACAGATGGAAGCGTCGGGAGTGGTGAGTGAAATGAGCAGTAACGGAAACCGTGAAGTGTTGGTACCTTCTCATAAAGACTGATCGACCATTCCGAAAAGCACCCTGGATAACTCAATGAAACGTTACTTGACTCTATTGAAAATAATAATGCGTAATACGCTGAACCTGATGGTGGCTTTATGCCTCGGTTTTACTGGCTGTGTATTTGCAGGCGGAGAGAGGGCGGTTAAGCCTGCTGGTGAGGCTGAATATACACCATTACTTGACGCTGTTGCTCACCTGCAGCAGGTGCTGGCACCACTGAACAGCTTTTCCGCCAGGTTTAAGCAATCTGTATATGCACCTGACGGCTATCCATTGCAGTACTCCAGCGGTGAACTGAAAGTGATGAGACCCGGTAAAATTTACTGGGCCAGTGAAGCGCCTATGGAGCAGTTAGTGATTGCCGACGGTGAAACACTGTGGATTTACGATCCGGATCTTGAGCAAGTAACCATCCGCCCATTCCAGAAGGATATCGCCAATACACCGGCTGTATTATTTATTGGTGCACTGGATAATCTTGCTGATTATTATCAGGTAACCAGTGAAACTCTGCAGGATACCCAGCAATTCACTCTGATACCGGTCGACCGCAATAGTCTTTACAGCAAAATGGGTATGGGGTTTAGCGGTACGACACCGGTTTCGATGGATCTGTGGGACAGCCTAGGGCAACGGACGGCAATTCTGTTTGAAAACCCGCAACTAAACCCGCAGATAGATCAAGCATTATTCGATTTTGTACCTCCACAAGGTGTTGATATTTTGGTCAATGAAGAGCGCTGAAACAGCATTGCGGCAATATGAATGATTTATTCAGTCAGCAGGTTTACCAGCCACTGGCATCCCGGATGCGGCCTTCAAACCTGGACGACTTTTTCGGCCAACAACACTTGCTGGGCGAGGGTAAATCACTGCGCGAATCCATTTTGGCGGGTCAGCTGCATTCCATGGTTTTCTGGGGGCCTCCCGGCGTGGGGAAAACCACATTGGCGCGTATTATTGCCGATTCTGTCGATGCGCATTTGGAGTCTGTCTCGGCGGTATTGGCCGGGGTAAAGGAAATTCGCGAAGCGATTGCAAAAGCCCAGCAGGAACGCAATATGCGTGGTCGCAAAACCATTCTCTTTGTCGATGAGGTTCACCGTTTTAACAAATCCCAGCAAGATGCCTTTTTGCCATATGTAGAAGATGGCACAGTAGTGCTCATAGGTGCTACCACTGAAAATCCCTCATTCGAGCTGAATAACGCGCTGCTGTCACGCTGTCGGGTTTACGTACTGCGCAGTCTTTCGGAACAGGACATTATGGCCGTGGTGAAACGTGCTGTTGGCGACCCGGAAAAGGGGCTCAATGGGCGCGTCTCTATTAGTGATGAAGCGCTGCAATTACTTTCCTCAGCTGCGGATGGTGACGCCCGCAAAGCGCTGAATTTATTAGAAGTTGCCAGCGATCTGGCGGTAGAAGAGGGTGGTCAATCCCATATCAGCCAAAGTAGTATTGAAGAAGCTCTGGTTAATGACAGTCGTCGCTTTGACAAAGGGGGCGAGTATTTTTATGACCAGACTTCTGCGCTTCATAAAGCGGTAAGAGGTTCATCCCCGGATGCGGCGCTGTACTGGTTAACACGCATGCTTGACGGTGGTTGTGATCCGCTGTACTTGGCCAGGAGGCTGGTGAGAATGGCCAGCGAAGATATTGGCAATGCTGACCCCAGAGCGCTCTCTCTGGCGATGAGTGCCTGGGATGTTCAGGAAAGGCTCGGCAGCCCCGAAGGTGAGCTGGCGCTTGCTCAGGCAGCTGTCTATCTGGCATCGGCACCCAAGAGCAATGCAGTATACCAGGCATTTAACAAAGCACAGGCCGACGTCAGGAAAATGCCCAGCTATGAGGTGCCCTTGCATCTGCGCAATGCC is a genomic window of Pseudomonadales bacterium containing:
- the infA gene encoding translation initiation factor IF-1, with the protein product MAKEDNIEMEGEVIDTLPNTTFRVKLENGHVVTAHISGKMRKNYIRILTGDKVKVELTPYDLSKGRITYRAR
- a CDS encoding arginyltransferase gives rise to the protein MTRDISPDLQRLQLFLTEPHRCSYLPQQEATTAFVDPTAAITQSVYSGLSEIGFRRSGRYIYTPRCEFCQACIATRIPSSIFSPSRQQKRCARRNQDLDIRVVNVVDYDEHYPLYENYISQRHSDGDMYPPSRGQYNDFIGGLPEYGRIIEYRHQGVLIAAAVVDLLDNGISAIYTYFDPKESHRSLGTFAILSQIELARSLQLEYLYLGYWIKQCHKMSYKAKFRPLEMFIKNGWQLIN
- the aat gene encoding leucyl/phenylalanyl-tRNA--protein transferase, which encodes MAGPVLLDSERPVFPDPESTLGTPDGLLAIGGNLSTDTLLSAYSCGIFPWYESGQPILWWSPGTRAVIYPNKLVVSRSLRKVLRQTAWQITTNQAFHAVIRACAAPRAYSDGTWITEQMIKSYCKLNHEGHAHSIEVWLNQELVGGLYGVAVGGVFCGESMFSTVSNASKVAMIYLDKLCQQRGFELIDCQLPNPHLQSLGAQTITRAQFLLQFSQLKKKQCRWPDTLDSITV
- the trxB gene encoding thioredoxin-disulfide reductase; its protein translation is MSEQSVQHHKLIILGSGPAGFSAAIYAARANLNPVVITGMQQGGQLTTTTEVDNWPGDVEGLQGPDLMVRMQKHAERFNTEIIFDHIDSVDFNQRPFTLKGSNTYTCDALIIATGASAQYLGLPSEEAYMGQGVSACATCDGFFYRDQKVAVIGGGNTAVEEALYLSNICSEVTLVHRRDALRSEKILQDKILERAANGNINLLWNHTLDEVLGDERGVTGLKLNSTVDDSSQQLDVSGVFIAIGHKPNTDIFEGQLDMKNGYITVKSGIEGNATATNVPGIFAAGDVADHVYRQAVTSAGSGCMAALDAEKYLDEQS
- a CDS encoding DNA translocase FtsK 4TM domain-containing protein, coding for MSPRARLILREGALIGWLVVCVYLLLALSTYSISDPGWSHTGDGSEIHNVSGITGSWLADIFFSLFGYIAYLFPVLLAVRAWKVFRSHKEDESSFDGVVFALRILGLILVMVSATALASLHYSHLPTAMPMGWGGILGDTVGAAAEGAFSYIGSTLILVAIFLFGLTIFTDISWLALIDKLGRWAITASDIIRSRFEARKARREDREKAEEAQQRRIEVIEKQARKELTRKPPSIQLQQKPAAPSKRAEKEKQTSLFEEPVKGSLPPISLLDRADPPSDKGFSKESLEAMSKLLELKLQDFGVTAEVVEVLPGPVITRFEIQPAAGVKVSRITNLAKDLARSLAVVSVRVVEVIPGKSVVGIEIPNEHREIVRLSEVLSSEVYDHAKSPLTLALGHDISGVPMVADLARMPHLLVAGTTGSGKSVGINAMLLSLLYKAGPEDVRLILVDPKMLELSVYDDIPHLLTPVITDMKDAANGLRWCVGEMERRYKLMAALGVRNLSGYNRKVADAEAAGTPIVDPLWQPDPGASLFDDENGQQAPELNKLPYIVVVIDEFADMMMIVGKKVEQLIARIAQKARAAGIHLILATQRPSVDVITGLIKANVPSRIAFQVSSKVDSRTILDQGGADQLLGHGDMLYLPPGTGVPVRVHGAFVDDHEVHKVVADWKRRGAPEYLDEILDQSITAEIAVPGFAAEGSGDSDDESDPLYDEAVALVIDSRKASISSVQRKLRIGYNRAARLIEQMEASGVVSEMSSNGNREVLVPSHKD
- the lolA gene encoding outer membrane lipoprotein chaperone LolA, with translation MKRYLTLLKIIMRNTLNLMVALCLGFTGCVFAGGERAVKPAGEAEYTPLLDAVAHLQQVLAPLNSFSARFKQSVYAPDGYPLQYSSGELKVMRPGKIYWASEAPMEQLVIADGETLWIYDPDLEQVTIRPFQKDIANTPAVLFIGALDNLADYYQVTSETLQDTQQFTLIPVDRNSLYSKMGMGFSGTTPVSMDLWDSLGQRTAILFENPQLNPQIDQALFDFVPPQGVDILVNEER
- a CDS encoding replication-associated recombination protein A, whose protein sequence is MNDLFSQQVYQPLASRMRPSNLDDFFGQQHLLGEGKSLRESILAGQLHSMVFWGPPGVGKTTLARIIADSVDAHLESVSAVLAGVKEIREAIAKAQQERNMRGRKTILFVDEVHRFNKSQQDAFLPYVEDGTVVLIGATTENPSFELNNALLSRCRVYVLRSLSEQDIMAVVKRAVGDPEKGLNGRVSISDEALQLLSSAADGDARKALNLLEVASDLAVEEGGQSHISQSSIEEALVNDSRRFDKGGEYFYDQTSALHKAVRGSSPDAALYWLTRMLDGGCDPLYLARRLVRMASEDIGNADPRALSLAMSAWDVQERLGSPEGELALAQAAVYLASAPKSNAVYQAFNKAQADVRKMPSYEVPLHLRNAATTLMKSLDYGKEYRYAHNEPGAYAAGENYFPEEIKNTRYYLPSDRGLEQKIAEKFRHLRELDANSAEQRYPDQMTTDAKKKTVK